The Amblyomma americanum isolate KBUSLIRL-KWMA chromosome 2, ASM5285725v1, whole genome shotgun sequence genome contains the following window.
TGGACGATGTAACCATGACCGGCTGCTTCACCAGAAGTGATGATGTTTGGGAAGAGCGAGAGCACTCATTTGATGGTGATGAAACTACAGAGCTGATGCTTACGCCACTACGAACGCCTCACAGCCATTTTGTAAGTGTTTGGGCGGCATCTGCTCATCAGACACTGGGAGCGGCCGAAATTATCACACGCCAACGTCTCCAAGTTGCGGCTGAACAAAAGGATGGAGCAGACCATGAAGAGATGGCCGCAGCCATGTAAACGGCTCATGGAAAATCAGTTTCTTCACAGTCCTCTATATGGATATATATTCTGGCCATCCTTGTTCTCACGGTGCTTCTAGGTGCACTTGTGGTGTTGTTCTATGGCGTAGCTGATATGAACATTTTAAAAGACGTTTGAAAATGGCTGTCTGATATTTTCCTGTGGTAAGAGAACTGCACAACTGTAGTAGCCTGTGCAACTGATTTGGTTCCAGCCGAACTGACAGGGATTGAGTGTTTTGGTTGATTAATATGCCTTACTGACATGGCGCATATTATTTTCATAGCTTTTAGTTTTATCATGTGCAATTGTCAGCAGTTATCATTTGCCTGAATTTCAGTTATAATTCATGCAGCACTACTGTTAACAAAGTGTACTTCTTCATTGTACACTTATTTACTAGACTGCATCCCGTCGATCAGCTGGTGTCCTaattctgttttcttcttttttttacgaTTGACACCATTAATATGCCTGCACATTATGCGGGGCATCAACTTTTTTCTGCCCTTTACAGCATGCAAAAAATCTTGCGCATATGTGCAGTACCATTTGCCTGATCGAGATAGTTATATAgtatatttactcgaatctaggccgcgGCCAAGACTTTAAGACGATCGACGCTTGAAAGTTAAAGGTCGAATAGATCGGAACGTTCAGCGGGGACAGCACGCAAACGGCATTTCTTTCATGTGAACCTACTCCCGCTCACTCGTCCTTGCCATCACTGGCCTCCTTATCACTCTCCTCTTTGTACAGTTCCAATCTTCTGTGCAGTCAATCAAGAGGTTTGTAGTGCTGCTCTTTTGAAACGAGTGCTCAACCAGGATTTCCGGGATGCGTGTTTAAAGCGGCCTGTCGGAGTTTGCTCGTGCGTTTCACTGGTCCCGTGGAATCTAAGCCGACCTAAGAGTTCTATATcttgtgattaaaaaaaaaactatcggcctaatATAGAGTCGAATATACAGGGCACCTCAATATATCTTCTGCGCACTTTGTACTTCAATTGCAAGTTCACGTTTAATACTTCTCTTTCCTTAAGAGCCACTCTCGGGCTTTTTGGTCCTACCAGTACTCGGTATGAAGTATCTGTTCTCcacccc
Protein-coding sequences here:
- the LOC144119814 gene encoding LOW QUALITY PROTEIN: uncharacterized protein LOC144119814 (The sequence of the model RefSeq protein was modified relative to this genomic sequence to represent the inferred CDS: inserted 1 base in 1 codon; substituted 1 base at 1 genomic stop codon) gives rise to the protein MGDVYEVEKVLDRRTHLKGRKEIVXFRIRXQNFSPSDDTCEPREDMRGCRELLQEFEDSLTKAADQTDDLTNRAAADHMDDVTMTGCFTRSDDVWEEREHSFDGDETTELMLTPLRTPHSHFVSVWAASAHQTLGAAEIITRQRLQVAAEQKDGADHEEMAAAM